In Quercus robur chromosome 10, dhQueRobu3.1, whole genome shotgun sequence, a genomic segment contains:
- the LOC126702831 gene encoding probable calcium-binding protein CML46 codes for MVLKEEGDENKLSVGEVKIVMEKLGTLCDGHPDAENYEEVMGPDEIAGLFEEEPSPEEVKEVFDIFDENNDGFIDAGELGRVLCSLGLMEPLEVECQRMIRVFDDNGDGRIDFKEFVKLVEHSFC; via the coding sequence atGGTGCTTAAAGAGGAGGGTGATGAGAATAAGCTATCTGTGGGAGAGGTGAAGATAGTGATGGAGAAACTTGGAACATTATGTGATGGCCACCCTGATGCTGAAAATTATGAAGAGGTGATGGGTCCAGATGAGATTGCAGGGCTGTTTGAGGAGGAGCCAAGTCCAGAGGAAGTGAAAGAAGTATTTGATATTTTCGACGAGAACAATGATGGGTTCATTGATGCAGGGGAGTTAGGAAGAGTGCTCTGTTCATTGGGGCTCATGGAACCTTTGGAAGTGGAATGCCAAAGGATGATCAGAGTCTTTGATGACAATGGAGATGGACGAATTGATTTCAAAGAATTCGTCAAACTTGTGGAGCACAGCTTCTGCTAA
- the LOC126702184 gene encoding probable calcium-binding protein CML47: MDKTEKDESLSPISLLVVLSLLIILSWVTILRDLYSSFRLIPQFFRDFFYGAWKVWNERKATIQEASIHKLCTHENVHNEKLSEEVEMVLKEEGDDNKLSVGEVKIVMEKLGTLCDDHPDAENYEEGMGPDEIAGLFEEEPSPEEVKEAFDIFDENNDGFIDAGELGRVLCSLGLMKPLEVECQRMIRVFDDNGDGRIDFKEFVKLVEHSFC, translated from the coding sequence ATGGATAAGACAGAGAAGGATGAATCTCTCAGCCCTATCTCACTTCTTGTAGTTCTTTCACTTCTCATAATACTTAGTTGGGTCACTATACTCCGAGACTTATACTCAAGTTTTCGGCTTATACCTCAATTCTTCAGAGACTTCTTTTATGGTGCGTGGAAGGTTTGGAATGAAAGAAAGGCCACAATTCAGGAAGCTTCAATCCACAAACTTTGCACCCATGAAAATGTGCATAATGAGAAGCTTTCTGAAGAGGTGGAAATGGTGCTTAAAGAGGAGGGTGATGACAATAAGCTATCTGTGGGAGAGGTGAAGATAGTGATGGAGAAACTTGGAACATTATGTGATGACCACCCTGATGCTGAAAACTATGAAGAGGGGATGGGTCCAGATGAGATTGCAGGGCTGTTTGAGGAAGAGCCAAGTCCAGAGGAAGTGAAAGAAGCATTTGATATTTTCGACGAGAACAATGATGGGTTCATTGATGCAGGGGAGTTAGGAAGAGTGCTCTGTTCATTGGGGCTCATGAAACCTTTGGAAGTGGAATGCCAAAGGATGATCAGAGTCTTTGATGACAATGGAGATGGACGAATTGATTTCAAAGAATTTGTCAAACTTGTGGAGCACAGCTTCTGCTAA